One window from the genome of Bufo bufo chromosome 4, aBufBuf1.1, whole genome shotgun sequence encodes:
- the LOC120998353 gene encoding zinc finger protein 501-like isoform X1 translates to MEASFTSAENLSRNSEENFMLSQNDKVEDEDLMQCSSRENLITRNVHPGLHNTDLSYYTAKCEEPSPDQSQIGATSTDHKEETSFQCWECGKQFSYRSGLLMHRRIHIEPKLYSCSECGKRFADKPRLVAHEKIHSSEKPYSCSECGKCFANLSTLVRHEITHTGEKPYSCLECGKSYTDKSQLVNHERLHKGERPYSCLLCGQRFSYKSHLDYHESSHTGEKPYPCSECEKCFPNKARLAKHKRVHTGERPYSCSECGKCFAVKSGLSAHQRIHTGEKPYPCPECGKCFHVKSKLASHKRVHTGEKPYSCSECGKCFSEKAPLVIHQRIHTGEKPYSCLECGKCYANKSSLVTHEKTHTGEKPYSCLECGKSYTYKSDLIVHERTHTGERPYSCLECGKSYTYRSLLLNHERVHTGERPYSCSLCGKRFRYRSNLSYHKRSHTEEK, encoded by the coding sequence AAAATCTCAGTAGGAACTCTGAAGAAAACTTCATGTTATCACAGAATGATAAAGTAGAAGATGAAGATCTCATGCAGTGCTCGTCACGAGAAAACCTCATTACCAGAAATGTGCATCCTGGACTTCATAATACAGATCTGTCATATTATACAGCTAAGTgtgaggaaccttctcctgatCAATCACAAATTGGTGCCACAAGTACAGATCATAAAGAGGAAACAAGTTTTCAGTGCTGGGAATGTGGCAAACAGTTTTCATACCGCTCAGGTCTTCTTATGCACAGAAGAATTCACATAGAACCGAAGCTGtactcctgttcagaatgtgggaaacgtttCGCAGACAAACCAAGGCTTGTTGCCCATGAAAAAATTCACTCAagtgagaagccatattcatgttcggaatgtgggaaatgttttgccaaTCTATCAactcttgttagacatgagataactcacacaggagagaagccatattcatgtttagaatgtgggaaaagttatacaGATAAATCACAACTTGTTAACCATGAGAGACTTCACAAAGGAGAGAGGCCGTATTCATGTTTATTATGTGGGCAACGTTTTAGCTATAAATCACACCTTGATTATCATGAGAgcagtcacacaggagaaaagccatacccatgttctgaatgtgagaaatgttttcctAATAAAGCACGACTTGCTAAACATAAGagagttcacacaggagagaggccgtattcatgttcagaatgtgggaaatgctttgcaGTGAAATCAGGTCTTTctgcacatcagagaattcacacaggagaaaagccatacccatgtcctgaatgtggaaaatgttttcatGTTAAATCAAAACTTGCTAGCCATAAGAGAGTTCATACAGGagaaaagccgtattcatgttcagaatgtgggaaatgtttctcaGAAAAAGCacctcttgttatacatcagagaattcatacaggtgagaagccatattcatgtttagaatgtgggaaatgttatgcaaataaatcaagtcttgttacccacgagaaaactcacacaggagagaagccatattcatgtttagaatgtgggaaaagttacacATATAAATCAGATCTTATTGTACATGAGAGAACTCACACTGGAGAGAGGCcgtattcatgtttagaatgtgggaaaagttacacATATAGATCACTACTTCTTAACCATGAGagagttcacacaggagagaggccgtattcatgttcattaTGTGGGAAACGTTTTAGATATAGATCAAATCTTAGTTATCACAAGAGAAGTCACACAGAAGAAAAGTAA